One genomic region from Desulfobulbaceae bacterium encodes:
- a CDS encoding recombinase family protein: MLIGYARVSTQDQNFDFQIEALTKAGCEKIFDDKISGRCVDRPGLAKALEMLRDGDTLVVWKLDRLGRSVKNLVDLVGELHKQGVQFKSLTDSIDTGTPSGRFFFHVMASLAEMERELMVERTRAGLEMARQLGRKGGRKRQMTDSKIESAKKLLASGILPRDVANNLGVSVPTLYRWIPASTTP, encoded by the coding sequence ATGTTAATCGGCTATGCGAGAGTCTCGACACAGGATCAAAACTTTGATTTTCAGATTGAAGCCTTAACCAAGGCAGGTTGCGAGAAAATCTTCGACGACAAAATAAGTGGCCGTTGCGTCGATCGACCAGGACTGGCCAAAGCGTTAGAAATGCTGCGCGATGGCGATACTCTCGTCGTTTGGAAGCTTGACCGACTTGGACGTAGCGTCAAAAATTTGGTTGATCTGGTTGGTGAATTGCACAAACAAGGTGTCCAATTCAAGAGCCTTACTGATTCCATCGACACTGGCACGCCTTCAGGGCGTTTCTTCTTTCATGTCATGGCCAGTCTGGCTGAGATGGAACGGGAGTTGATGGTGGAACGTACCCGTGCAGGGCTGGAAATGGCCCGTCAGCTTGGACGTAAGGGTGGTCGTAAGCGCCAGATGACTGACAGCAAAATCGAGTCAGCAAAAAAACTGCTGGCCAGCGGCATCCTGCCTCGGGATGTAGCCAATAACCTCGGAGTATCCGTTCCAACGCTGTACCGCTGGATTCCAGCTTCCACGACTCCTTAG
- a CDS encoding virulence factor, whose translation MYAISFDLTVADAEKNHPKGVSQAYTEIGAVLGEHGFRRVQGSLYVTDNEDMAALFLAIQSLRSRTWFPKSVRDIRAFRIEQWSDFTAVVKG comes from the coding sequence ATGTATGCAATTTCTTTCGATCTTACGGTGGCTGACGCCGAGAAGAACCACCCCAAGGGGGTTTCTCAAGCCTACACCGAGATCGGTGCCGTCTTGGGTGAGCATGGCTTTCGTCGTGTGCAAGGCAGCTTGTATGTGACGGACAACGAGGACATGGCCGCCCTCTTCCTGGCGATCCAATCACTACGCTCGCGCACGTGGTTTCCAAAGTCGGTACGCGACATCCGCGCCTTCCGCATCGAGCAGTGGTCAGATTTTACTGCAGTCGTCAAAGGGTAA